One genomic segment of Aquamicrobium lusatiense includes these proteins:
- a CDS encoding 4Fe-4S dicluster domain-containing protein: protein MTSLPGLPTPKKLGLVIDLDTCVGCHACVVNCKEWNTGGYGAALSDQDPYGAEVSGAWLNRVHSFEVIPEGEVVGEAGEARIVHFPKSCLHCEAAPCVTVCPTGASYKRADDGIVLVEEDKCIGCGLCAWACPYGAREMDLAAGVMKKCTLCIDRIYNETLEEADRTPACVRTCPANARHFGDLGDPGSEVSKLVAERGGIDLMPEQGTRPVNKYLPPRKRTPLDASAGLLREDTTDATGFFGWLDKMLDRI from the coding sequence ATGACGTCGCTTCCCGGCCTGCCCACACCGAAAAAGCTCGGTCTCGTTATCGATCTCGACACCTGCGTCGGCTGCCATGCCTGCGTGGTCAATTGCAAGGAGTGGAACACCGGCGGTTATGGCGCAGCGCTTTCCGATCAGGACCCGTATGGTGCTGAGGTTTCCGGCGCCTGGCTGAACCGGGTGCATTCCTTCGAGGTTATTCCCGAAGGCGAGGTCGTGGGCGAGGCGGGGGAGGCGCGCATCGTGCATTTCCCGAAATCCTGCCTGCATTGCGAGGCCGCACCCTGCGTGACCGTGTGCCCGACTGGCGCTTCCTACAAGCGCGCCGATGACGGCATCGTTCTGGTCGAGGAAGACAAGTGCATCGGCTGCGGCCTGTGCGCATGGGCCTGTCCATACGGCGCGCGGGAAATGGACCTTGCCGCCGGCGTGATGAAGAAATGCACGCTCTGCATCGACCGCATCTACAACGAGACGCTCGAAGAAGCGGACAGGACGCCTGCCTGCGTGCGCACCTGCCCGGCCAATGCGCGACATTTCGGCGATCTTGGCGATCCCGGCTCGGAAGTGTCGAAGCTGGTTGCCGAACGTGGCGGCATCGACCTGATGCCGGAGCAGGGCACGCGCCCGGTGAACAAATATCTGCCGCCGCGCAAGCGTACGCCGCTTGATGCGAGCGCCGGACTTTTGCGGGAAGACACGACCGACGCCACCGGCTTCTTCGGTTGGCTGGACAAGATGCTGGACAGGATCTGA